One window from the genome of Helicobacter pylori encodes:
- the gdhA gene encoding NADP-specific glutamate dehydrogenase has translation MYVEKILQSLQKKYPYQKEFHQAVYEAITSLKPLLDSDKSYEKHAILERLIEPEREIFFRVCWLDDNHQIQVNRGCRVEFNSAIGPYKGGLRFHPSVNESVIKFLGFEQVLKNSLTTLAMGGAKGGSDFDPKGKSEHEIMRFCQAFMNELYRHIGATTDVPAGDIGVGEREIGYLFGQYKKLVNRFEGVLTGKGLTYGGSLCRKEATGYGCVYFAEEMLQERNSSLEGKVCSVSGSGNVAIYTIEKLLQIGAKPVTASDSNGMIYDKDGIDLELLKEIKEARRGRIKEYALQKPSAKYTPTENYPKGGNAVWHVPCFAAFPSATENELSVLDAKTLLSNGCKCVAEGANMPSSNEAIELFLQAKISYGIGKAANAGGVSVSGLEMAQNASMHPWSFEVVDAKLHHIMKEIYKNVSQTAKEFKDPTNFVLGANIAGFRKVASAMIAQGV, from the coding sequence ATGTATGTTGAAAAAATTCTCCAATCTTTACAGAAAAAATACCCTTATCAAAAAGAGTTCCATCAAGCCGTCTATGAAGCTATCACTTCGTTAAAACCCCTTTTAGACAGCGATAAAAGCTATGAAAAGCATGCAATATTAGAGCGTTTGATTGAGCCTGAAAGGGAGATTTTTTTTAGGGTGTGTTGGCTAGATGATAACCATCAAATCCAAGTCAATCGGGGGTGTAGGGTTGAATTCAATTCAGCTATTGGCCCTTATAAGGGGGGCTTGAGATTCCACCCTAGCGTGAATGAAAGCGTGATCAAGTTTTTAGGCTTTGAGCAAGTGTTGAAAAATTCGCTCACCACTTTGGCTATGGGGGGTGCTAAGGGGGGGAGCGATTTTGACCCTAAAGGGAAGAGCGAGCATGAGATCATGCGTTTTTGCCAGGCGTTCATGAATGAATTATACCGCCATATTGGAGCCACAACTGATGTGCCAGCTGGGGATATTGGAGTGGGCGAAAGAGAGATTGGCTATCTGTTTGGGCAATATAAAAAATTAGTCAATCGTTTTGAGGGCGTATTGACCGGTAAGGGGCTAACTTATGGGGGGAGTTTGTGCAGAAAAGAAGCTACCGGCTATGGGTGCGTGTATTTTGCGGAAGAAATGTTACAAGAAAGGAACAGCTCTTTAGAGGGTAAGGTTTGCAGCGTTTCTGGGAGCGGTAATGTCGCAATTTACACCATTGAAAAATTGCTTCAAATAGGAGCCAAACCGGTAACGGCGAGCGATTCTAATGGCATGATTTATGATAAAGACGGCATTGATTTAGAGCTTTTGAAAGAGATTAAAGAAGCGCGTCGTGGGAGGATCAAAGAATATGCCCTACAAAAACCAAGTGCGAAATACACCCCCACAGAAAATTACCCCAAAGGAGGGAATGCCGTATGGCATGTGCCTTGTTTTGCGGCTTTTCCTAGCGCGACTGAGAATGAATTGAGCGTTTTAGACGCTAAAACCCTCCTTTCTAATGGGTGTAAATGCGTGGCTGAAGGGGCGAACATGCCCTCAAGCAATGAAGCGATTGAATTGTTTTTACAGGCTAAGATTTCTTATGGCATAGGCAAGGCGGCTAATGCTGGGGGGGTGAGCGTGAGCGGCTTGGAAATGGCGCAAAATGCGAGCATGCACCCTTGGAGCTTTGAAGTGGTGGATGCGAAATTGCACCACATCATGAAAGAAATTTATAAGAATGTTTCTCAAACCGCTAAAGAGTTTAAAGACCCTACTAATTTTGTTTTAGGGGCTAATATCGCTGGTTTTAGAAAAGTAGCGTCGGCGATGATAGCGCAAGGGGTTTGA